From Coriobacteriia bacterium, one genomic window encodes:
- a CDS encoding PAS domain S-box protein, with the protein MAKRPEDKLLKILQHVPVPIVIASPFTGKILWVNPPLVAMYGSESEAEIVGSSLLDFIQAPQLAKALADLARVATGDSPAPVTYELRKHTGEFAAGQVSSIPMFLDSQPAMLSFVTDVSEREWTVRQLAESEDRYRSLLANLTSGVVVEAIDGTIQYANEALATALGVSSNTDLVGRMMRDFICESERDNVEQARRTVLDTGVRHPAGVMRLFTESGEQLPTTASTTRILWDGALATQTVMHDIGMNCD; encoded by the coding sequence ATGGCCAAGAGACCAGAAGACAAGCTCCTGAAGATCCTGCAGCACGTCCCCGTACCCATCGTCATCGCGAGTCCGTTCACGGGCAAGATCCTCTGGGTGAACCCGCCGCTCGTGGCTATGTACGGGTCCGAGAGCGAAGCCGAGATCGTCGGAAGCAGTCTGCTCGACTTCATTCAGGCACCGCAGCTGGCCAAGGCGCTGGCGGACCTCGCGCGAGTGGCCACCGGCGATAGCCCCGCCCCTGTCACGTATGAGCTTCGGAAGCACACGGGGGAGTTCGCGGCAGGCCAGGTCTCCTCGATCCCGATGTTCCTCGATAGTCAGCCCGCGATGCTCTCATTCGTCACTGACGTCTCAGAGCGCGAGTGGACGGTGCGCCAACTCGCCGAGAGCGAGGACCGATACCGCTCGCTGCTTGCCAACCTCACAAGCGGCGTGGTCGTCGAGGCGATCGACGGCACCATCCAGTATGCGAACGAAGCGCTGGCAACCGCACTAGGCGTTTCGAGCAACACAGATCTCGTCGGACGCATGATGCGGGACTTCATCTGCGAGAGCGAGCGGGACAACGTGGAACAGGCACGAAGAACCGTGCTCGACACCGGCGTGAGGCACCCCGCCGGCGTGATGCGTCTGTTCACAGAGAGTGGCGAGCAGCTGCCGACGACGGCGTCGACCACGCGCATCCTGTGGGACGGCGCACTCGCGACTCAGACGGTCATGCACGACATCGGGATGAACTGCGACTAG
- a CDS encoding M13 family metallopeptidase, whose amino-acid sequence MTPNSRPIDPANFDPAVPAADDFFRHVNGGWLDAHPVPAEYGAYGAFHEVSERNQELQHEIFKRVAEAADASDSASRMVGDYYAAAMDESAIERAGVTPLEPWLARIGAAHDLSAVRVVTRDLAKTGISAFFSAGVAPDFENSMSYLVYLGQGGLGLPERDYYLRDDERSSALRAAYAAHIERQFVNLGEDEASAAQIAARIVAFETRLAEASYPAEKMRDVTLTLNRVDASALDGFMPGFGLSGFTAELGNTLPTVCVDNPGFFEALEPTLAETPVETLRDYLRWNLVRACAGTLSAAFVDEAFDFYGRTLGGQQEQRPRWKRVLDAAGADIGEQVAQLYVAEAFSEDAKHRCEAMVEHLFSAMGGAIRGAEWMSATTKERALAKLAGFSYKIGYPDTWRDYSRLSITRDSYAANRLAASRFEFEREMDRLEEPVDSAEWAMPAHQINAYYHPLLNEIVFPAGILQPPFFHADADDAVNYGAIGAVIGHEITHGFDDQGSHFDENGSLRDWWSETDRTEFDRRAAVLVAQADEYEVADELHLNGRLTLGENIADLGGLSVSLAALREAGGLTAEPIDGFTPLQRFFLSWATVWRTNYTAEYARLLVNVDPHSPARYRVNAPLRNTPAFLEAFSIKPGSRMALPAEDRAHIW is encoded by the coding sequence GTGACCCCGAATTCGCGACCCATCGACCCAGCCAACTTCGACCCCGCAGTCCCCGCCGCCGATGACTTCTTCCGCCACGTCAACGGCGGCTGGCTCGACGCCCATCCGGTGCCCGCCGAGTACGGCGCTTACGGTGCATTCCACGAGGTCAGCGAACGCAACCAGGAGCTTCAACACGAGATCTTCAAGCGTGTGGCGGAGGCCGCGGATGCGAGCGACTCGGCAAGCCGCATGGTGGGCGACTACTACGCCGCTGCAATGGACGAGAGCGCTATCGAGCGGGCCGGCGTAACACCGCTTGAGCCGTGGCTTGCCCGCATCGGCGCAGCACACGATCTGTCGGCGGTTCGTGTCGTCACGCGGGACCTCGCCAAGACCGGCATCAGCGCGTTCTTCTCGGCGGGCGTGGCCCCTGACTTCGAGAACTCCATGTCCTACCTGGTCTACCTCGGCCAGGGCGGTCTTGGCCTGCCGGAACGGGACTACTACCTTCGCGACGACGAGCGCTCGTCGGCCCTTCGCGCCGCATACGCCGCACATATCGAGCGGCAGTTCGTGAACCTCGGGGAAGACGAGGCGAGCGCCGCGCAGATCGCGGCTCGGATCGTCGCGTTCGAGACGCGCCTGGCCGAAGCGTCCTACCCCGCCGAGAAGATGCGTGACGTGACGCTGACGCTCAACCGCGTCGACGCATCGGCGCTCGACGGGTTCATGCCGGGCTTCGGGCTCTCGGGCTTCACGGCTGAGCTCGGCAACACCCTGCCAACCGTCTGCGTCGACAACCCGGGATTCTTCGAGGCGCTTGAGCCCACACTCGCCGAGACTCCCGTCGAGACGCTGCGAGACTACCTGCGATGGAATCTCGTGCGCGCGTGCGCGGGAACACTGAGTGCGGCCTTCGTCGATGAGGCGTTCGACTTCTACGGGCGCACTCTCGGTGGGCAGCAGGAGCAGCGACCTCGGTGGAAGCGCGTGCTCGATGCCGCTGGTGCCGATATCGGCGAGCAGGTCGCCCAGCTCTACGTGGCAGAGGCGTTCTCGGAGGATGCGAAGCACCGGTGCGAGGCGATGGTGGAGCACCTGTTCTCGGCGATGGGCGGAGCGATTCGGGGCGCGGAGTGGATGAGCGCGACGACCAAGGAGCGGGCGCTCGCCAAGCTCGCAGGATTCTCGTACAAGATCGGCTATCCCGATACCTGGCGCGACTACTCCAGGCTCTCGATCACGCGCGACTCCTACGCGGCGAACCGACTGGCCGCTTCGCGGTTCGAGTTCGAGCGGGAGATGGACCGACTCGAGGAGCCGGTCGATTCAGCGGAGTGGGCCATGCCCGCTCATCAGATCAACGCCTACTATCACCCGCTCCTCAACGAGATCGTGTTCCCTGCCGGCATTCTGCAGCCGCCGTTCTTCCATGCCGACGCCGACGACGCGGTGAACTACGGTGCGATCGGGGCCGTTATCGGGCACGAGATCACCCACGGCTTCGACGATCAGGGCAGCCACTTCGACGAGAACGGCTCGCTGAGGGACTGGTGGAGCGAGACCGACCGAACCGAGTTCGATCGCCGCGCCGCCGTGCTCGTCGCCCAGGCCGATGAGTACGAGGTCGCCGACGAGCTGCACCTCAATGGGCGGCTCACGCTTGGCGAGAACATCGCTGATCTGGGCGGTCTATCCGTCTCACTCGCTGCACTTCGTGAAGCCGGCGGGCTGACGGCTGAGCCGATCGATGGTTTCACGCCTCTCCAGCGCTTCTTCCTGTCATGGGCCACGGTCTGGCGCACGAACTACACCGCCGAGTACGCGCGCCTGCTCGTCAACGTCGATCCGCACTCGCCAGCGCGCTACCGAGTCAACGCGCCCCTGCGCAACACACCGGCGTTCCTCGAGGCGTTCTCGATCAAGCCCGGGTCGCGGATGGCATTGCCGGCCGAGGACCGAGCACACATCTGGTAG
- a CDS encoding thymidylate synthase codes for MEQNELLPVQITARDLDDAWFQVIDAIMTHGYRYEVERGSYEGTDRIELDFATVHIKDPGNGPLLPIIPDGLGIPPLADEDYVKCEYFPGYLLNDKLQANEEYTYGQRIMWPVTDDLLGLTLPQIDWAVRMLRDSGGNTNQATIEIGRPEDIAVHDNQGIGYDPPCMRLIDCRVRYGKLHLIVYFRSWDAWGGFPVNMAGLELLKQWMASEIGVGSGSLIGVSKGLHLYGHVEEIARIRTHKK; via the coding sequence ATGGAGCAAAACGAGCTTCTGCCCGTCCAGATCACCGCGCGCGATCTCGATGACGCATGGTTCCAGGTCATCGACGCGATCATGACGCACGGCTACCGCTACGAAGTCGAACGCGGCAGCTACGAAGGTACCGACCGCATCGAGCTCGACTTCGCGACCGTCCACATCAAGGATCCGGGCAACGGCCCGCTGCTGCCCATCATCCCCGACGGTCTGGGCATCCCTCCCCTCGCCGATGAGGACTACGTGAAGTGTGAGTACTTCCCCGGCTACCTGCTCAACGACAAGTTGCAGGCCAACGAGGAGTACACCTACGGCCAGCGCATCATGTGGCCGGTCACCGACGACCTACTCGGCCTGACGCTGCCGCAGATCGACTGGGCGGTACGGATGCTGCGCGACTCGGGCGGCAACACGAACCAGGCCACCATCGAGATCGGCCGTCCCGAAGACATCGCGGTGCACGACAATCAGGGCATCGGCTACGACCCGCCCTGCATGCGCTTGATCGACTGCCGGGTGCGCTACGGCAAGCTGCACCTCATCGTCTACTTCCGCAGCTGGGACGCGTGGGGCGGCTTCCCCGTGAACATGGCCGGACTCGAGCTGCTGAAGCAGTGGATGGCCAGCGAGATCGGTGTCGGCTCAGGCAGCCTCATCGGCGTGTCGAAGGGGCTGCATCTTTACGGGCATGTCGAGGAGATCGCGAGGATCCGAACGCATAAGAAGTAG
- a CDS encoding EamA family transporter, which produces MSSSQQQRSVLPLLLLGGAVLFWGTSFVAIKTALDAFSPMTVIWLRMVIASIAFAPFWGRIPRPEYRRGDWKILLLAAMCIPCLYYLFEGFAVQFTTSSQAGVISAIVPLLVAGGAWLFLHERLTWRGGVGIALSLAGVAMLSFGGTVQESASNPLLGNTLELLAMVSAAGSMLATKHLSMRYNPWLITGVQAAVGTVFFAPMALASGPASWLNAPPVAWACVAYLGLAVSLAAFGFYNTALKLMPASRASLAINLIPAVALLAGWAVRGESLSLMQLAACVLIVGAVVFAESGDDPVPVEEPLG; this is translated from the coding sequence GTGTCCTCATCGCAACAGCAGCGCTCAGTCTTGCCGCTGCTCCTCCTCGGAGGGGCGGTCCTGTTCTGGGGTACAAGCTTCGTCGCGATCAAGACCGCGCTCGATGCGTTCTCGCCAATGACCGTCATCTGGCTGCGCATGGTGATCGCCTCCATCGCTTTCGCACCGTTCTGGGGCCGCATCCCCAGACCTGAGTACCGACGCGGTGACTGGAAGATCCTCCTGCTGGCGGCGATGTGCATACCCTGCTTGTACTACCTGTTCGAGGGCTTCGCGGTGCAGTTCACCACGTCGAGCCAGGCGGGCGTGATCTCTGCGATCGTGCCGCTGCTCGTCGCAGGAGGGGCCTGGCTGTTCCTGCATGAGCGGCTGACGTGGCGCGGGGGCGTGGGCATCGCGCTCTCGCTCGCTGGAGTTGCGATGCTCTCCTTCGGAGGCACGGTGCAGGAGAGCGCCTCGAACCCGCTGCTTGGCAATACGCTCGAGCTGCTCGCCATGGTCTCGGCGGCAGGCTCGATGCTGGCCACGAAGCATCTGAGCATGCGCTATAACCCGTGGCTCATCACCGGCGTGCAGGCGGCCGTTGGCACGGTCTTCTTCGCGCCGATGGCGCTCGCGTCCGGTCCGGCGTCATGGCTCAACGCGCCGCCGGTGGCCTGGGCGTGCGTCGCGTACCTCGGCCTTGCCGTCAGCCTCGCGGCGTTCGGGTTCTACAACACGGCGCTGAAGCTCATGCCCGCGAGCCGAGCGTCGCTCGCCATCAACCTCATTCCGGCCGTGGCCCTGCTGGCGGGTTGGGCTGTACGCGGCGAGTCGCTCTCACTCATGCAGCTTGCCGCATGCGTACTCATCGTGGGCGCGGTCGTGTTCGCCGAGTCGGGCGACGACCCGGTTCCCGTCGAGGAGCCGCTGGGCTGA
- a CDS encoding PASTA domain-containing protein yields the protein MSRDSAAGTVQRTLVPVGSPIVLIVSKGMAPASSADATVPDVVGEAQADALTALQQVGMNAQIFTQANETYARGKVIAQWPRSRELAAPGTTAALMVSSGAPAEGTSLMGVPNVVGQTEAAAQATLEQSRLSHSVLAAFSPTVPTGVVMAQVPEERSVVPAPKSKLWLWLMAALAVLLIAVAAMFFFNQPPATDEVVVVPDVVGMVQADAEAALTEIGLTAGRITESQSTTAAAGSVMSQDPAKDAEVAKGSRVNLVVAVKSDLVEVPNVVGSTRDSALQTLGRAELKVSTTEAASDSVAKGTVISQSPKAGQQVPADTEVGIVVSTGAKQTNVSVPNVVGMSSADAKAEIADNGLKAKAVESYSASVPKGDVIGQSPSAGASVAAGTQIMVLVSAGPVPSGGDTVSVPDVVGMSVADATAELTAAGLKLVSYKTDGTGAPADEVVYQTPLASEDAPKNSQVVLVVSSGK from the coding sequence ATGTCTCGAGATTCCGCGGCGGGAACCGTTCAGCGCACGCTGGTTCCGGTTGGATCGCCAATAGTTCTAATCGTCTCGAAGGGTATGGCTCCGGCCTCCTCGGCGGATGCGACCGTGCCCGATGTCGTGGGCGAGGCTCAAGCCGATGCGCTCACGGCGCTTCAGCAGGTGGGAATGAATGCGCAGATATTCACGCAGGCGAACGAGACCTACGCGCGCGGCAAGGTGATCGCCCAGTGGCCACGATCGCGTGAGCTCGCTGCGCCCGGCACAACCGCCGCCCTCATGGTGTCGTCGGGTGCCCCGGCCGAAGGCACGTCGCTCATGGGCGTCCCCAACGTCGTGGGGCAGACCGAAGCGGCGGCTCAGGCGACGCTGGAGCAGAGCCGACTGTCGCATAGCGTCTTAGCCGCCTTCAGCCCGACGGTTCCCACCGGCGTGGTCATGGCGCAGGTTCCCGAAGAGCGCAGTGTCGTGCCGGCCCCCAAGAGCAAGCTGTGGCTCTGGCTCATGGCTGCGCTCGCCGTGTTGCTCATCGCAGTGGCAGCCATGTTCTTCTTCAATCAGCCGCCTGCGACCGACGAGGTTGTAGTCGTTCCCGACGTCGTAGGAATGGTGCAAGCGGATGCCGAGGCAGCGCTGACAGAGATCGGCCTTACCGCCGGCAGGATCACCGAGAGCCAAAGCACCACAGCGGCCGCCGGCTCGGTCATGTCACAAGACCCGGCAAAGGACGCCGAGGTCGCCAAGGGCTCGAGGGTCAACCTCGTTGTCGCCGTCAAGAGCGATCTGGTCGAGGTTCCCAACGTCGTTGGATCCACCCGAGACAGCGCTTTACAGACACTCGGCCGAGCCGAACTCAAGGTGAGCACGACGGAAGCGGCAAGTGACAGTGTGGCCAAGGGCACCGTGATATCGCAGAGCCCGAAGGCCGGCCAGCAGGTACCTGCTGACACTGAAGTAGGCATCGTGGTCTCAACCGGCGCCAAGCAGACGAACGTCAGCGTCCCGAATGTCGTCGGCATGTCGTCGGCGGATGCGAAGGCGGAGATCGCGGACAACGGCCTCAAGGCCAAGGCCGTCGAGTCCTACAGCGCGTCGGTACCGAAGGGCGACGTCATCGGCCAGTCGCCGTCAGCAGGTGCGTCGGTCGCGGCCGGCACCCAGATCATGGTGCTCGTCTCGGCTGGCCCGGTTCCCTCCGGTGGAGATACCGTCTCGGTGCCGGACGTAGTGGGCATGTCGGTCGCCGATGCGACCGCCGAGCTCACGGCCGCAGGCCTCAAGCTGGTGTCATACAAGACCGACGGCACGGGAGCACCCGCCGACGAGGTCGTGTACCAAACACCGCTCGCCAGCGAGGACGCACCGAAGAACAGCCAGGTCGTGCTTGTGGTGTCCAGCGGGAAGTAG
- a CDS encoding CPBP family intramembrane metalloprotease, with amino-acid sequence MNAERTDSRPPLLRPSVLAALVAWAIYEVAFYGMAALPGIPYTQWFASASNGVRTALIPLAVGSVFMLAFALLSRWDYLWRDPIRLSTTITMKIALVAFVVLTAIRFVSTKWSEIPLALLATILAAGVLVGFAEELTFRGIFLRGMRAGGRSEIAAAIWTAAAFGIFHLPNLFLGTGAAGALQLVLAAFSGLLLYVWRRQWGAIWPAMVAHGVWDISTFTSGQASYQWAQLWALPSAGITLLLGIAVLVSIVRNDRGIVAIPAETE; translated from the coding sequence ATGAACGCGGAACGAACAGACAGCCGGCCACCACTGCTCCGACCGTCGGTGCTCGCTGCCCTGGTCGCGTGGGCGATCTACGAGGTAGCCTTCTACGGGATGGCCGCGCTCCCGGGCATCCCGTACACACAGTGGTTTGCCTCCGCGAGCAACGGAGTCCGAACCGCCCTCATCCCGCTTGCCGTCGGTAGCGTGTTCATGCTCGCTTTCGCTCTTCTCTCGCGGTGGGACTACCTGTGGCGCGATCCGATCCGGCTCTCGACCACGATCACGATGAAGATCGCGCTCGTCGCATTCGTCGTGTTGACCGCGATCCGTTTCGTGAGTACGAAATGGAGCGAGATACCGCTGGCGCTTCTCGCGACAATCCTCGCAGCCGGTGTGCTCGTCGGCTTTGCCGAGGAGCTGACGTTCCGCGGCATCTTCCTGCGCGGCATGCGAGCGGGGGGTCGGTCGGAGATAGCGGCAGCGATCTGGACTGCCGCAGCCTTCGGCATATTTCACCTGCCGAATCTCTTTCTGGGAACGGGTGCCGCAGGCGCTCTCCAACTGGTGCTGGCTGCGTTCAGCGGTCTGCTGCTGTACGTATGGCGTCGTCAGTGGGGTGCGATCTGGCCCGCAATGGTGGCGCACGGGGTGTGGGACATCTCTACCTTCACTTCAGGCCAAGCATCGTACCAATGGGCACAGCTTTGGGCACTGCCCTCGGCTGGGATTACGCTCTTGTTGGGCATCGCCGTGCTCGTGAGCATCGTTCGCAACGACCGCGGTATTGTCGCGATACCCGCTGAAACCGAGTAG
- a CDS encoding acyltransferase, which yields MSEASPRSRDPVLDALRGVAIILVVLGHSMALSSSTATGVSGLAFRALSSVHLPLFVLISGYLSPRNRRHRVRWQLLLVPYFAWAALTYLADSGSAGIVLWLGRAAVNPYHGGLLWFLYALLGIELVAGLLRRIPLALAVGISLIFYLLPPLTPFFGVLYIQSLLVYFVIGQALAEAPGGLAEGTVLRMMPALGFAGAAAVASRAWMATRTGVAPDGIPVSEATVLAAFRQLVVGLSSVAIALTFAAVAYLILSRFRSRLSWIAWVGTITLGIYAVHGRFLVARGGPLGTFVIALLASIAVTMLLNILGVTRLLFLGRTARLPGPPIGGSGYRRKASDAPGDADS from the coding sequence GTGTCAGAGGCATCGCCACGCTCAAGGGACCCGGTACTGGATGCGCTCCGGGGTGTCGCGATCATTCTCGTCGTGCTTGGTCACTCGATGGCCTTGAGTTCTTCTACTGCGACCGGAGTGAGCGGACTTGCGTTTCGAGCACTCTCCTCGGTGCATTTGCCACTATTCGTGCTGATCAGCGGATACCTGTCGCCGCGCAATAGGCGCCATCGAGTGCGTTGGCAGTTGCTGCTCGTCCCGTACTTCGCTTGGGCTGCGCTGACGTATCTCGCTGACTCGGGTTCGGCAGGGATCGTCCTCTGGCTCGGGCGTGCGGCGGTCAATCCCTACCACGGGGGGCTGCTGTGGTTTCTGTATGCGCTTCTGGGTATCGAACTCGTCGCCGGACTCTTGCGGAGGATTCCACTCGCGTTGGCGGTGGGAATCTCCTTGATCTTCTATCTGCTGCCGCCACTGACCCCGTTCTTCGGAGTCCTCTACATTCAGAGCCTTCTGGTCTACTTCGTGATCGGCCAGGCATTGGCCGAAGCACCGGGAGGGCTTGCCGAAGGGACTGTGCTGCGGATGATGCCCGCACTTGGCTTCGCGGGGGCTGCAGCGGTGGCATCCCGTGCGTGGATGGCGACTCGCACGGGCGTCGCTCCGGATGGGATTCCTGTGAGCGAAGCGACTGTCTTAGCAGCGTTCCGCCAGTTGGTCGTCGGTCTGAGCTCAGTAGCGATTGCTCTGACGTTCGCCGCGGTCGCCTATTTGATCCTGAGTCGCTTTCGCTCACGGTTGTCATGGATCGCCTGGGTAGGCACGATCACACTGGGCATCTACGCAGTCCACGGGCGATTCCTCGTTGCGCGCGGGGGTCCGCTCGGGACGTTTGTGATCGCACTTCTCGCCAGCATCGCTGTGACGATGCTCCTGAACATTCTCGGAGTGACTCGGCTCCTTTTCCTCGGGCGGACTGCGCGTTTGCCCGGTCCTCCGATCGGCGGCTCGGGGTATCGTCGGAAGGCCTCGGACGCTCCTGGTGACGCTGATTCGTGA
- a CDS encoding formimidoylglutamase has translation MAETPLHTDPLWPRAASWLVPAEPGDTSVADIGILGIPAYRTSITPTGAHATPAAVREALRFYSTYSASRGVDVAELVALDFGDVAEPDGAVGQTRVQQAVGEAVKRSRLLLVVGGDNSLTQGAVLGVAAGGSLADVGLITIDAHHDLRDGVSNGSPVRQLLEAGLPGGNVVQIGIGDFSNSAAYAKRASDTGITVVPRSALRGADLVGVCEAALAVAGAGGRRVFVDVDVDVCDRAEVPGCPSAAPGGISADELRVLVGCLASDSRVVGFDLTEIDATIDAADGRTVRLAALLLLEAAAGFAVREKG, from the coding sequence ATGGCCGAGACGCCCCTCCACACCGACCCGCTGTGGCCACGTGCCGCAAGCTGGCTCGTACCTGCCGAGCCGGGTGACACGAGCGTCGCCGACATCGGCATTCTCGGAATACCCGCGTATCGCACGTCGATAACGCCCACGGGCGCTCATGCCACGCCCGCCGCGGTTCGCGAGGCGTTGCGGTTCTACTCGACCTACTCGGCGAGCCGGGGCGTGGACGTCGCCGAACTGGTCGCGCTCGACTTCGGTGACGTGGCCGAGCCGGACGGGGCGGTAGGGCAGACCCGCGTGCAGCAGGCGGTCGGCGAGGCGGTGAAGCGCTCGCGGCTGCTTTTGGTGGTGGGCGGCGACAACTCGCTCACTCAGGGCGCAGTGCTGGGTGTCGCTGCGGGCGGAAGCCTGGCAGATGTCGGGCTCATCACCATCGATGCGCATCACGACCTGCGCGATGGCGTCTCGAACGGCTCGCCGGTGCGCCAGCTGCTCGAGGCGGGGCTGCCGGGAGGTAACGTGGTGCAGATCGGCATCGGCGACTTCTCGAACTCGGCAGCGTACGCGAAGCGCGCGAGCGACACAGGGATCACGGTCGTGCCGCGCTCGGCACTTCGCGGCGCGGATCTGGTAGGCGTGTGCGAGGCGGCCCTCGCGGTCGCGGGAGCAGGCGGGCGACGGGTGTTCGTCGACGTCGACGTCGACGTGTGCGACCGGGCCGAGGTGCCGGGCTGCCCGTCGGCGGCGCCCGGCGGCATCTCGGCGGATGAGTTGCGGGTGCTCGTCGGCTGCCTGGCGAGCGACTCACGCGTGGTCGGCTTCGACCTCACCGAGATTGATGCGACCATCGATGCTGCAGACGGTCGCACCGTGCGGCTTGCAGCGCTGCTGCTGCTCGAAGCGGCTGCGGGATTCGCGGTGCGCGAGAAGGGCTGA
- the hutH gene encoding histidine ammonia-lyase, with the protein MPAPVTVSTGPLSIADVVAVAREGASVAIPPESLAAIEAARAHIEQLACSGRAVYGVSTGFGALATKYIEPELRAQLQRSLVRSHAAGAGPCVETEVVRALMLLRLSTLATGHTGVRSSTAAAYADCLNAGVTPCVPEYGSLGCSGDLAPLAHCALALMGEGDVFDASGAVVSAADALASAGLTPFELAEKEGLALINGTDGMLGMLCMAITDLRMLAKVADITASMSIEGLMGTDAVMAPELQALRPHPGQGASARNIRRLLVGSPIAHSHREDDAKVQDAYSLRCAPQVAGAVRDTVEYAANVAERELASAIDNPVVLDDGRVESNGNFHGAPVAYVLDFLAIVTADLASISERRTDRMLDTARSHGLPPFLAENPGVDSGHMIAQYTQAGIVSELKRLAAPASVDSIPSSAMQEDHVSMGWSAARKLRKSVDGLAHVLSIELLTAARALDLRAPLTPAAGTEAVRAMLREHVAGVGPDRFLAPEMELAYRLVVDGSVLAAAESVLGELE; encoded by the coding sequence ATGCCCGCACCCGTCACGGTCTCGACCGGACCGCTCTCCATCGCCGACGTCGTCGCGGTCGCACGCGAAGGTGCGAGCGTCGCGATTCCGCCGGAGTCGCTCGCCGCGATCGAGGCTGCACGCGCTCATATCGAGCAGCTCGCGTGCTCGGGGCGCGCGGTCTACGGCGTCTCGACCGGGTTCGGCGCGCTCGCGACCAAGTACATCGAGCCGGAGCTGCGCGCGCAGTTGCAGCGCTCGCTCGTGCGCTCGCATGCCGCGGGCGCGGGTCCGTGCGTCGAGACCGAAGTCGTCCGAGCGCTCATGCTGCTGCGCCTCTCCACGCTCGCAACCGGCCACACGGGCGTTCGTTCCTCTACCGCTGCGGCTTATGCAGACTGCCTCAACGCCGGCGTCACGCCGTGCGTGCCTGAGTACGGGTCGCTCGGCTGCTCGGGCGATCTGGCTCCCCTCGCGCACTGCGCGCTCGCGCTCATGGGCGAAGGCGACGTCTTCGACGCAAGCGGCGCGGTCGTCTCCGCCGCCGACGCGCTCGCCTCCGCCGGCCTGACCCCGTTCGAGCTCGCGGAGAAAGAGGGGCTCGCGCTCATCAACGGAACCGACGGCATGCTCGGCATGCTGTGCATGGCCATCACCGACCTGCGCATGCTTGCCAAGGTCGCCGACATCACCGCCTCGATGAGCATCGAAGGCCTCATGGGCACCGACGCGGTCATGGCGCCGGAGCTGCAGGCGCTTCGGCCGCATCCGGGTCAGGGAGCAAGCGCGCGCAACATCCGCCGCCTGCTTGTCGGCTCCCCCATCGCCCACTCGCACCGCGAAGACGACGCGAAGGTGCAGGACGCGTACTCGCTGCGCTGTGCGCCGCAGGTAGCGGGGGCCGTGCGCGACACCGTCGAGTACGCCGCCAACGTCGCCGAGCGCGAGCTCGCAAGCGCGATCGACAACCCGGTCGTGCTCGACGACGGCCGCGTCGAATCCAACGGCAACTTCCACGGGGCGCCCGTCGCCTACGTCCTCGACTTCCTCGCGATCGTGACCGCGGACCTCGCGTCGATCTCCGAGCGCCGCACCGACCGGATGCTCGACACCGCGCGCAGCCACGGCCTGCCGCCGTTCCTCGCCGAGAACCCCGGCGTCGACTCGGGCCACATGATCGCGCAGTACACGCAGGCCGGCATCGTGAGCGAACTCAAACGCCTGGCCGCGCCGGCGAGCGTGGACTCCATCCCTTCCTCGGCGATGCAGGAAGACCACGTCTCGATGGGATGGAGTGCGGCGCGCAAGTTGCGCAAGAGCGTCGACGGCCTCGCGCACGTGCTCTCCATCGAGCTGCTCACGGCTGCGCGTGCGCTCGACCTGCGTGCGCCGCTCACGCCAGCCGCCGGTACCGAAGCTGTCCGCGCGATGCTGCGCGAACACGTTGCAGGAGTCGGCCCCGACCGCTTCCTCGCACCCGAGATGGAACTCGCCTACCGCCTCGTCGTCGACGGCAGTGTGCTCGCCGCCGCCGAGTCGGTTCTCGGCGAACTCGAATAG